The Capsicum annuum cultivar UCD-10X-F1 chromosome 3, UCD10Xv1.1, whole genome shotgun sequence genomic sequence ATAACTAAGACAAAATGGTAGTTGAAGAAGTCGGTAAGTGTTAAGAAAAGCGCAAAAGGAAGTACAaaattatattaggtaaacaacaaatcttttgtttcaaaatatatttCAGTAACAAAAGAATCTGTGTAAGTGTTGCTAGAAGAAGCATCTTCGATATGGCTGGTATATTACCACCAACCTCAACACCTTCTACTATAAGTCCCTAATCATCGAAAGATTATAGCAAAATCATTCAATACCACTGATGGATCTTCTTTTTAAACCGCAGTAGCAAATGCACAATTTACCAACGAGAACTAGAGAGAGGAACCTTATAAAATTCAAAGCTATATGCTTAATAATATAAAACGGCTATCAGGGATAGTAGTATGTCTAAGATGCCATTAAGTCTAAACAAACTATAAAGCCATGAGAGTTTTAAACACAACACTCCTACATAAGACGTTTTTCCTTGCGTTGCAAGAACACAACACATGTAAAGATTTAACGACATACGTTCAATTTTCTGTGCCGTGCTCGCTTTAGCACTGAAAGTTGATAAAAATGCCACAAAGTCCTTGAAGTTCAAGCCATCCACCATCTTAAGCAATCTCTGTAAAGATGTGTTTCATATTATTATTGATCACAGAATATACCAGCAAGACACAACAAACATAGCAATACTTTCAAAAATCATGGTGATCGGGTCATCTTTCTCGCACCAAGAAACATAAATTACAAATAAACTAGTTGTTAAgcccaaaaaaatatttataagcaGACCTGAGAGAGTGGATTCATCGCAAACTCAGGTACAGACAGAATCTCATCAGCTGATATAAACCCCTTTGAATTCCGATCAAGTTGGCAGAACCTCTGATAAAGTGACACTATTTCCTGCTGTGTAactgttaattttttatttatttatttttcctttcaaatTAGTAAAGCTGTGCAAGAAAAGGAACAAGAAAGAATACTAAATAAATGGGTTTAGGACGAAAAATTACATAGATGGTTGCAGTGATCTTGAACATCCTCAATATCATACTGAGTCAACATTGAAGAAGCATTACCCATGTTCAAATCTCAGGAGCAAAACtacaaatcgaatcaaattaagAGAACCCCATTAATAAAAATCAGATTTTTAAtcagaaaatcaaaaaaaaacaCATACGTGTTAACGGTATTACCTCAACTTCCCAAGACAGAGGAGGGGGCGCACGACAAAGGGAAACAAAATATTTGTAGTGGGGGTGTGTGTGAATCTAGTTGTAGGATATTAGGCGATAGGATTGAGGagactatttatttatttatttattatgatgtcATGAACAAGACACTGGTAATAGGGACTTGGTTTGGCTGTAGTGAAGAGGCTGACGAGGAATTTGATGGCTGCCTATCAAACTAATCACCCCCTTCCTATAGACTATACTATACAGGTTTCAAAGATTCTTGATCTGGTGTTTCCTACTGCGTTTATGGTCGGGTGGTCTTTTTTTATTGGATATTAATTACTTGAATGATAGTATAATCTACCTATAttcctattttaatttgttgaaaCTCAGATGCAGGACGGatataggt encodes the following:
- the LOC107862037 gene encoding calcineurin subunit B isoform X1 — its product is MGNASSMLTQYDIEDVQDHCNHLFTQQEIVSLYQRFCQLDRNSKGFISADEILSVPEFAMNPLSQRLLKMVDGLNFKDFVAFLSTFSAKASTAQKIELIFKVYDSDCNGKVTFDDIMEVLRDLTGSFISDKQREEVLSQVLHERGYTRDSLLLLNDFIKIMDHPGLKMEVEVPID
- the LOC107862037 gene encoding calcineurin subunit B isoform X2 translates to MILRMFKITATIYEIVSLYQRFCQLDRNSKGFISADEILSVPEFAMNPLSQRLLKMVDGLNFKDFVAFLSTFSAKASTAQKIELIFKVYDSDCNGKVTFDDIMEVLRDLTGSFISDKQREEVLSQVLHERGYTRDSLLLLNDFIKIMDHPGLKMEVEVPID